One Vicinamibacterales bacterium DNA window includes the following coding sequences:
- a CDS encoding outer membrane beta-barrel protein produces the protein MKSTPAIILALGLCAVPHIASAQTMQWTDKGYVTFNVGAQVGSDDLDTNSTFSLYDETGTVSSTQRVKGGAFFELGGAYRVWGRNVLAGVSFTRMSSDSNVALTASIPDPVFFDRPRSVTASQSGAQHAENAIHLNAIWMMPVANKLDLGIFGGPTIFMVKQDTIGALTSSSVTEPGPAINAPLSEVKKTTAGINFGVDVQYLVRKDIAVGGIARYSWGSVDIDGASGSLGVGGFQIGVGVRYRLK, from the coding sequence TTGAAGAGCACGCCCGCCATCATCCTCGCGCTCGGCCTGTGCGCCGTTCCGCACATCGCTTCCGCCCAGACCATGCAGTGGACCGACAAGGGCTACGTCACCTTCAACGTCGGCGCGCAGGTCGGGTCCGACGACCTCGATACGAATTCGACCTTCAGCCTCTACGACGAAACCGGCACGGTGAGCTCGACGCAGCGCGTCAAGGGCGGCGCCTTCTTCGAGCTCGGCGGCGCCTACCGCGTGTGGGGCAGGAATGTGCTCGCCGGCGTCAGTTTCACGCGCATGTCCTCCGACTCGAACGTCGCGCTCACCGCCAGCATTCCCGATCCGGTGTTCTTCGACCGGCCGCGATCGGTGACCGCCTCACAGAGCGGCGCGCAGCACGCCGAGAACGCCATTCACCTCAACGCCATCTGGATGATGCCGGTCGCCAACAAACTGGATCTCGGCATCTTCGGCGGCCCGACGATCTTCATGGTGAAGCAGGACACGATCGGGGCGCTGACCTCCAGCTCCGTGACCGAGCCGGGACCGGCCATCAACGCGCCGTTGAGCGAAGTGAAGAAGACCACCGCCGGCATCAACTTCGGCGTCGACGTGCAGTATCTGGTGCGCAAAGACATCGCCGTCGGCGGCATCGCGCGCTACAGCTGGGGATCGGTCGACATCGACGGCGCCTCCGGCAGCCTCGGCGTCGGCGGCTTCCAGATCGGCGTCGGCGTCCGCTACAGACTCAAGTAG
- a CDS encoding glycosyltransferase family 39 protein: MAAASSSIAGSPDPPIPRSTDSPITRSPDHPITRWIDPALLLILLFGIVLRSQYLGLPMAEAHRWREITNADIARNFYERSMNIFYPQVNWGGAVDPYVGMEFPLMHWIAALLYWVVGEHAVIGRLVSMAFSIGTVWATYALGARLFGRPAGRAAAFLIAVSPSAVFFGRFFISDTPMVFYSVAAVLAWVIYFDTGSRRACIAGAVCSALAFLVKIPAVLILVPIAWAAWEARRWAVLKDRGFLAGITSAVAATGLWYWHADAIFHRTGLSQAIWHPSGNYGPPISLAAGPFIGIYHWATPARLQDPAFYSDMTTRIWALHLTPAGFVLALFALLAMWRVPRRRLVDVWIAIVIVFILATTEGHIHHEFHQLPMLPPAALLFGLAAAPAFDGGWLRTRGGRITGPLGSAVVLGAVALLSFKFSGVVPNFFRPDRLDMVPIDAGRAIQAATDPSALIVTVEYEEYSNNSPIQLYWAHRRGWSFDPKSITPQVLELLRKDFGARYFVTTIWRHLSANRPDVAHYLQNWRQVPLPGGPRDTVMFDLSQPR; encoded by the coding sequence ATGGCAGCCGCCAGTTCTTCGATCGCCGGATCCCCCGATCCCCCGATCCCCCGATCAACCGATTCCCCGATCACCCGATCACCCGATCACCCGATCACCCGATGGATCGATCCGGCGCTGCTTCTGATCCTGCTCTTCGGGATCGTCCTGCGCAGCCAGTACCTCGGCCTGCCGATGGCGGAGGCGCATCGCTGGCGCGAGATCACCAACGCCGACATCGCGCGCAACTTCTACGAGCGCTCGATGAACATCTTCTACCCGCAGGTGAACTGGGGCGGCGCCGTCGATCCGTACGTGGGAATGGAATTTCCGCTGATGCACTGGATCGCGGCGCTCCTCTACTGGGTGGTCGGCGAGCACGCCGTGATCGGGCGCCTCGTCAGCATGGCGTTCTCGATCGGCACCGTGTGGGCCACCTACGCGCTCGGTGCGCGGCTGTTCGGGCGTCCGGCGGGACGCGCCGCGGCCTTTCTGATCGCCGTCTCGCCGAGCGCGGTGTTCTTCGGCCGCTTCTTCATCTCCGACACGCCGATGGTCTTCTATTCGGTGGCGGCGGTGCTGGCGTGGGTCATCTACTTCGACACCGGATCCCGGCGCGCGTGCATCGCCGGCGCGGTCTGTTCGGCGCTGGCGTTTCTGGTCAAGATTCCCGCGGTGCTGATCCTCGTCCCGATCGCGTGGGCGGCGTGGGAGGCACGGCGCTGGGCGGTACTGAAGGATCGAGGGTTCCTCGCCGGCATCACGTCAGCCGTCGCGGCGACGGGGCTGTGGTACTGGCACGCCGACGCGATCTTCCACCGGACCGGCCTGAGCCAGGCCATCTGGCACCCGTCGGGTAACTACGGTCCACCCATCTCGCTCGCCGCGGGTCCCTTCATCGGGATCTATCACTGGGCGACGCCGGCACGGCTGCAGGATCCGGCGTTCTACAGCGACATGACGACGAGGATCTGGGCGCTGCACCTGACGCCGGCGGGGTTCGTGCTGGCGCTGTTCGCCCTGCTGGCGATGTGGCGCGTGCCGCGCCGGCGTCTGGTCGACGTCTGGATCGCGATCGTGATCGTGTTCATCCTGGCGACGACCGAAGGACACATCCACCACGAGTTCCACCAGCTGCCGATGCTGCCGCCGGCCGCGCTCCTGTTCGGGCTTGCCGCGGCGCCGGCCTTCGACGGCGGCTGGCTGCGGACGCGAGGCGGGCGGATCACCGGCCCGCTCGGCAGCGCGGTCGTCCTCGGCGCGGTGGCGCTGCTCTCGTTCAAGTTCAGCGGCGTGGTGCCGAACTTCTTCCGTCCGGACCGCCTCGACATGGTTCCGATCGACGCGGGACGCGCGATCCAGGCGGCGACGGATCCGTCGGCCTTGATCGTCACCGTGGAGTACGAGGAGTACAGCAACAACTCGCCGATCCAGCTGTACTGGGCGCACCGGCGCGGCTGGAGCTTCGACCCGAAGTCGATCACGCCGCAGGTGCTGGAACTGTTGAGGAAGGATTTCGGCGCGCGCTACTTCGTGACGACGATCTGGCGCCACCTCTCGGCGAACCGCCCCGACGTGGCCCACTACTTACAGAATTGGCGGCAGGTTCCGCTGCCCGGCGGACCGCGCGACACGGTGATGTTCGACCTCTCCCAGCCGCGATGA